DNA from Quercus lobata isolate SW786 chromosome 1, ValleyOak3.0 Primary Assembly, whole genome shotgun sequence:
aggcccatcatcataCGAAGCCCAGCTCTTGAATGGAGCGAAAAACCAAAGGAAAGCCCACATGAAGGGCCAGGAAACGCAAACGGAGAGTCTCCAGGTCACAGcagacgcatgagcagcaggcagactcttggacaaatttgaaagggaagcacgcgcaaggtccaagtaccaccaacctgtacctagccaatataggacatggtggggccatgggccagagATAAGAGGTAAatggggtatggtttggtggtgggaagaggggaaaagatctatttGCAGCTCCTGCCCAAGCCTCTTTTGGGAGGTACATCCTGCTGAGATGATAGACCACCCAAAAAAGGCAAGTTTGAGGGAGAACCGTTGGGTGCATGCtctgagagtagagagagaaagcattaaTACCGTGGCAGGAAGAAATATTACAGTATACTGAGGAACAAAACAAACCTGCCTCTATCTGGCAAGGGTGGATGTTGCACAGTcctggtggtcggcaagtacgcccagaccagacaaaggcggttaaggggcaaGACGGTAAAACACTAGCCACGGCAGGCGCTATAAAAAGGCTCTTGCCGTGCCCTGTAAAGGGGATCaaaaaacataatatattttacggagtgaaaagaaaaaacagagcaagaagaaaagaaaaaagataagaaaggaaactaagaaaaaaaggAGAGTTAGTTCAatgggcatgcaccaatagatcggtttctctctctcccccttcaaatcttaCTTTCTTCTAAAACGCAAACAAGGATTCTTTCcttttgggcaataaccattcaggtccgactccttcaaagccattaatccccacggcaGAATCTTTTTCCTGGgggattatttgcattgagaagaggcgttctctCCTCTTTGGCTTAGCTGCGGCAGACTAAGTTTAAAACTTAACTTATGCCCATTTAAATTAGccagtattattttcttcattttttctctgTGATTGATATCACTATGACCGTAATCATGCTTTATTAGTAAGGAGAACATagtcatttatttaaatagtcagaatactctgttttaattattattatatctgcctgCTGTAACTCTTCTGCAATAGTTCTGCTTGCCGCAAATTTGTTCTTGGTagacaaggcataagtttgtgtacaaaccggcccaagttaagttacaattggaccggccctagctcccttactcagaaacacTAGGGCCCATCACCGTAGGAGGCAGCCCAGTCCATTACCGTAGGAGGCAGCCCAATACACCATATACAGAAAAGGCCCCTACACTGTATTTTGGATGTTGGATTTGTACAAAAACTAGCTCTTTAGCAAGGTCCTACTAGAATAGTGGGCCATGCCCAACTCTCCAACCCACAGCAGAATGGGCCTTAGCCTAATAGCACAAAAAATCACCTACAGTAGGCAATATCACATCAATTTCATGTTTAATTACACGTAAATATGagagtttgaaatttttctaaaaaacataCTCATTACgtgtatttttctcttgtagGAGATTAAAACCATTCAGCTAATTATACAACAAGCTGTCAAGAGAATCTAAGGGTCAAGATCAATTAGAGCATGGTTTTTGAATAGTTgataaaattctgaaaatcaaGGGATTCCATCCTAAATTTGATggattttctcttcttcttcttcttttttttttttttttttttagacgaGGCTAAGGTTATagtaaaggaaaaaccctaaaaccctagaactttttttcaacttttgttTTAATCTCTAGCTAGGGTTAGAGATGAAACCTAATATttttaggacaaagtttagctacaaacctaatattttgacaaatccaccatcaTTGGATTAGGTcattttcttatatcctccatacttgcaaaatttttaggaaattaaagaccaataaatttttagaaaattaaagaccAATAGCTATGTCCTCCATAAATTGTTTAGATGACAAATTTTGGtagtttaaaactatggataaaatataagcttataaattatatagtaaataatatctgattgacacaaaatttgacatatgtattaagagtgtaaagaaaatgcaattcaacggttagattttcaaaatatgtagtaatgtttattttattgagtaaggttgtagcttaagctacaaccaattttgtagctaaactttgtccaattaTCATGTGTTCTTGGGATTATCTACGTGCTTTCTATGGATTGATGATTGAATTTTGAGATTGATTTACTATTGGAATCATTGCATGTTGATAAGtttttaagatttaatatgatttttatttatatcgAATGCTTGAACTCCTTGATTCGTTATGATTTGAGAATATATTGAATGTTTAACCTCCCCTGTAATATGTCAATCGAATGATTTGCTCAATCACTCATATTCAATCTACTTTATACTTTGTTTGagtactttattattttatcttccGATTAGGCGAGTTGGCTCTCTACCCTAATTGAGTTAAAAATAATCCAAGTTCATGTGGTAAAATATTAGGTGGATCCTTGAATCCCTAGTGTTTTCTCTCAATTAATTTCTCTTAGATTTATTTCGTTCTTTTCAATTGTAGTTTCAATATTATCTTGCTCCATCATTGGgtggaaaaacaaacaaacaactgTTTTTATTTACTACTTAATAATAGAGGTTTTTACATTAGTGTCAATCGTTCCCCATGGATCAACCTTTGATTCACCGAGATATTATTACTTGTGAAAATTTTGCACTTGGGTTTACATTATTTTAATCGCAACAAGAAGTTCTTTTCTTATTcacttaaatttcaaaaaaaaaaaaagaaaaaaaaaaggtaataataaataatgttcTTCAAACACGCCCAAATGCCATTGCCATCTCTGAAGTTCAAAATATTTGCAACTTCAGGTTGAAATTGAATCATTCAACAAACATTATTACAATATTCTTGTAGCTTTAAGAATgttgaattgaataataaaatattgtttacgTGCGACTTCATGGAAAGGTAAGTTTCGTATATTAAAGGGTTAAAGTCCAAAATTGTATTCCTCAGGAATTGAAGGATTGTTAAGCTGACCGTGAGGTTATCGtaaacattttgaaatttttacaatgGAACAAGATCTTCTATAATTTAAGTTCTCTCAATTACATCTATTTTTATGATTaagatacatacatacatacatacatacatatatatatatatatatatattggatttAACGGTTAATAGACTATTACTGTAGTTCGtcgtttaaaattttaaatagggTAATAGTCCAATACCTTTTTAGAATTGTAACATTAAAtttaaatcatgaaatgaaCCCACTTCAAATGGAGAGATTCCTTGGTGAGTGGTGACAAAGGAATTGACGGTATGGAAACTTCTGTGccaaacacaaacatgccgaCGTAGATGGACCGTAGTGAAGTCAATACTAGTCAATATATGGTCAAATTCAAAAACGTGGAAATTTTTAAGAGAGTGCAAATTTTCGTGCTTGTAGTCTTAATCTTCGTTGAAGAAATAAAAGCAGTAAACGTCAACAACAGGTTAAGAGCATCGAATCAAAACAAAGTCAATGAAGAAAATCTGATGCCTTTGTTTTCAGCAATAGAGAAAGAGTCTGTCTTCACACACGGCAAAGAAAACATAATAAAGTACTCAAGTCGATTTGTCATTATACAAGTTTATAATTCACCATACAGTTTATCATTTATACAACAAAGTATTCCACTGCCCAATACTTatgctatgtttggaagttCGGAAGAAGAGGAGAGTAGTGgtgaggagagtagaggggaatggttatcctccatcttatttggatgtttttaaaattaagtagggggggggggaataatTAGCCTTttcatagtttgtaattttgttaatatggtaaaggtaaatttggtaattcatttggtcaaGCATTTCTATGCTCTACTTTCCCTCCGAATCTCTCCAATTTGAGGGAATTAAAAATAAGGGTTTAGAAGTAATTAgaacccctccaaatccctccCACTCCTCCTTTAAAAAACTTCTAAATAAGGTAATTTAAATTATTCTCCCTCCATTTACTTTACTCCCCTCTACTTCCCATCCATCCAAACAAACTATTAAAGTTTTTGTTCAAGTTAAAAGGTTTTTAGTTCCAGTTTGAATTCCAATGTCTAAAAGGTTTTAGTTCCagttaaatttctttttattaaaaaataataataaagaaaaaagattaacAATTATATATGGTTTTaaacctccccccccccccaccccctcaCTTTTGGgtgtctctctctcactctcaaagATAATTTCTTATTCATATCCCTTAAAATTAATTAGGCACTTCCACTTCTCTTTATTACTTCTGAATGGCAAGTCAGTGgccaaaatcaaacataaataaatgtctttctttctcctatttaatctttaaaaaaaataaaaaataaaaactctctttttctctcttagaGGAAGGAGTAGCCCTTCCTGCAAGgtaattttgtttctttctttattgttttattgcccatatgattttgattgttgtatatgattttgatttatttgttatggaaattgtaagaaaaaaattgaaataataaacaTTGTATAATAACTATTTGTGGGGCTATAGGAGCAATTTCAGTTTTGTATATATGCTTTTATGGTGCCAAAGGAAAGAAGctgttggtttttagacccccttaaaacacaattggattaacctatgtaattagtcaagttgttgCTTAGTCCAAATTCAAAATCTAGGTTATTACAATCAAACAattatatcatgcaaagcaggggaaaaataaataacacaacgatataataacccaggaaaaccaaaccagtaaaaaacctggggaggatttaacctagttatcctcaaggtaaaaagcaaatccactagaaagaatcgaagttcatacaataagacttacaagcccccacacttgacttcttattgctacccaccagtagaacttactgacacgaccacgtgcaagctccgaatccacggactccttctttctttggcttttgcaaaacacaaacacctccatttgtgactttgagatcccactcaaaggtttaacAACataaactctcctgtttgtgactccaagaccacccttgaaggtttagatcatcaacacctttgatgactagagaaggcagcaacttctacaacaccggatcttgagattcttcaaggaataataccgatagaagacataagagagttttttaggaacaaaaccctaaatacaaaagaggcacactcttttctctctgaaaagtcacataaaaacgtgcttaaggtttcctttatatactgggagaagtagattagaaaccctaatcctaaatgggcttgaactgctatttgggcttaattaaaattctgcagatgcGACTTTTGATCGATTGAgactgtctttcgatcgatcgaaccagacaaattatgaaatcttcttcctgcagcttgtatgttcttgaatcttgacttgaatcacattgagcattgtctaataaaacctatagactctaagatctatatctagacaagtttgtgttcatgatttgccaattgttctaaacatttagaacctaacagaagCTAAGTACCAAATGAGGTTGAAGTCAGAGAATGAAAAAGGTTCAAGAGATGACATCGTTTTCTTACcctatttgtttttttccccctttttctttccttttaattcttcttaaaagttattattttttgtatatgaGTGAGGTATATGTGTTaatagattctttttttttttcttttttctttttttgcattatttttgtaattttgtaacaGTGAACTATCTAATTTCGggtttttttactttattttattgtagttgATTTGTCCATGATGATAGGTCCTATAATGGAGGGACATGGAAATAGGGGATATCAAGAAGGATGAAATTCCTGTGAAAAATAAGGCCATGAGTCAATGCTTAGTATTTGTAGAAAAATGTGTAcctaaaaaattttgtgatgagtattatgggTTTGtaggtgaaataattttcatcacACCTCTAGGTATTTTATGAAtggaaaaatgtagtaatcacaaattataatgaatgcaAATCATTaacctttacccaaaaaaatagaaaagtttttGAGCACAAgcgtgagcgcgtgctcagaggctagtataattttattgagttgtatgtataaataaaaactgagatgttagttgagttataaaatgatatagtaaaatagataaagtagatttttagggtgtaaaataaaactttttggGCATCCCAGATGCTAATGCTCTGATATGACCATTCTACATGCTACATAATAACGTATACTTGACATCATTATTAATCTGCTCCAAATAATGCTTcctctaaaaaaattttaaaaaaaaaaaaaaaaaaaaaatcttcccaTTGAATAGCCAACATCTTTGAtgacttcttttttaaatttaaaaatagctCAAACGAAtatttttactaataaaatGTCACATTGGAGACATGGATTATTTCCTTGTATAaggttaaattacaaattacacccttaaagtttggaagtatttggattttacattttgaagtttcaaaatttagattttaccctcCTGAAGTTTTGGGATGTTTGGATTTATATCTTGacatttcagaatttggattttatcctctaaagtttggggtgtttgaattttactccCTAAATTTTGgaggtaaaattcaaattctaaaattttaaggtgtaaaatccaaatacctcAAACTTTAGAGGTTTAGTttgtaatttagcatttttataaTCGTCATCTTTCTACCTCACATGTATAGGAAAAATAATGGCTTGTCCTTTGAAGCGTTGTTATGGATTTCATTTCGTTCCAATTAGAAAATCTCATACCAGCATGCAAACCGGAATGATAACCTCCCTATTCTACCTCGGATGAAATTTTGGCCAATTTTGGGCATTTCAGTCAATAATGGCCAAAATCAAAGATTTGGCTggaatgaaaaagtgaaaaaaacaTGAAGAAAAGATGAAGCAGAGGTTGTGTTAGAGGggaaacaaaagtaaaaagatgAGAATAAGAGCTCTTTGGTTTATGCATATGTGAACAGAGGAGGTGAAAATATGTTGAAAGGCAAGATGATGCAGGGgcattttaagagagaaaaaatatgaagaagatgagaaaacaaaatcatgACAAATAGGACCAATAGCCATAAATGGAAGCAGGAGAGTGACTGAGGCAAAAAACAGAgagaattgaaagagaaataacACAGAAAAGAGAATGAgtgaagtaaaagaaaagagagtaaacACGGCAGAaaaggcatgcatcaataggcTATCTTTTCCCTCCCTTTACCGCAAACCCACTCTTTGTAACTCCAGCTGAATAGAAAGTAGCTATCTAGACCCGTTCTCCAAAATGCACATCTTTAAGGGCTTAGACCAATAACAAGGTTCTCCAAGTTGGAGTTTGGGCTCTTTTTAGTTCACTTCCTGTAGAAAAGCTCATCATTTTACATTATGTTGTATTAGTTATGATAAATGCTCTCCTAACTAACCTTTTTTATTACAACTAACCCTCATGCTATAAGATATTCACTCTTAAATCTATAAACAGTACTAACATTTGTGGACTAATATACATGTATGTGTTAATGTTTATTTTCTGTATTTTGGATGTTGGGTTTGTACAAAAACTAGCTCTTTAGCAAGGTCCTGCTAGAATAGTGGGCCATGCCCAACTCTCCAACCCACAGCAGAATGGGCCTTAGCCCAATAGCGCAAAAAATCACCTACAGTAGGCAATATCACATCAATTTCATGTTTAATTACACGTAAATATGAGAGTTTGAAAGATTTCTAAAAAACATACTCATTACgtgtatttttctcttgtagGAGATTAAAACCATTCAGCTAATTATACAACATGCTATCAAGAGAATCTAAGGGTCAAGATCAATTAGAGCATGGTTTTTGAATAGTtgataaaattctaaaaatcaaggGATTCCCATCCTAAATTTGAtggattttctctttttttttctttttcttttttttttagaggaggCTAAGGTTATAgtaaagggaaaaccctagaactttttttcaacttttgttttattttttttagacgTTTAGCATTGTTTTTATGGATTTCTTTTGCATAACTATGTGTGGTTAAATCTCTAGCTAGGGTTAGAGATGAAACCTAATATttttaggacaaagtttagctacaaacctaatattttgacaaatccaccatcaTTGGATTAGGTcattttcttatatcctccatacttgcaaaatttttaggaaattaaagaccaataaatttttagaaaattaaagaccAATAGCTATGTCCTCCATAAATTGTTTAGATGACAAATTTTGGtagtttaaaactatggataaaatataagcttataaattatatagtaaataatatctgattgacacaaaatttgacatatgtattaagagtgtaaagaaaatgcaattcaatggttagattttcaaaatatgtagtaatgtttattttattgagtaaggttttagcttaagctacaaccaattttgtagctaaactttgtccaattaTCATGTGTTCTTGGGATTATCTACGTGCTTTCTATGGATTGATGATTGAATTTTGAGATTGATTTACTATTGGAATCATTGCATGTTGATAAGtttttaagatttaatatgatttttatttatatcgAATGCTTGAACTCCTTGATTCGTTATGATTTGAGAATATATTGAATGTTTAACCTCCCCTGTAATATGCCAATCGAATGATTTGCTCAATCACTCATATTCAATCTACTTTATACTTTGTTTGagtactttattattttatcttccGATTAGGCGAGTTGGCTCTCTACCCTAATTGAGTTAAAAATAATCCAAGTTCATGTGGTAAAATATTAGGTGGATCCTTGAATCCCTAGTGTTTTCTCTCAATTAATTTCTCTTAGATTTATTTCGTTCTTTTCAATTGTAGTTTCAATATTATCTTGCTCCATCATTGGgtggaaaaacaaacaaacaactgTTTTTATTTACTACTTAATAATAGAGGTTTTTACATTAGTGTCAATCGTTCCCTATGGATCAACCTCTGATTCACTGAGATATTATTACTTGTGAAAAATTTGGACATGGGTTTACATTATTTTAATCGCAACAAGAAGTTCTTTTCTTATTcacttaaatttcaaaaaaaaaaaagaaggtaataATAAAGAATGTTCTTCAAACACGCCCAAATGCCATTGCCATCTCTGAAGTTCAAAATATTTGCAACTTCAGGTTGAAATTGAATCATTCAACAAACATTATTACAATATTCTTGTAGCTTTAAGAATgttgaattgaataataaaatattgtttacgTGCGACTTCATGGAAAGGTAAGTTTCGTATATTAAAGGGTTAAGTCCAAAATTGTATTCCTCAGGAATTGAAGGATTGTTAAGCTGACCGTGAGGTTATCgtaaacattttgaaaattttacaatggAACAAGATCTTCTATAATTTAAGTTCTCTCAATTACATCTATTTTTATGATTaagatacacacacacacatacatacatacatacatatatatatatatatatatatatattggatttAACGGTTAATAGACTATTACTGTATTTCGtcgtttaaaattttaaatagggTAATAGTCCAGTACCTTTTTAGAATTGTAAGTTTGTAACATTAAAtttaaatcatgaaatgaaCCCACTTTAAATGGAGAGATTCCTTGGTGAGTGGTGACAAAGGAATTGACGGTATGGAAACTTCTGTGccaaacacaaacatgccgaCGTAGATGGACCGTAGTGAAGTCAATACTAGTCAATATGTGGGTCAAATTCAAAAACGTGGAAATTTTTAAGAGAGTGCAAATTTTCGTGCTTGTAGTCTTAATCTTCGTTGAAGAAATAAAAGCAGTAAACGTCAACAACAGGTTAAGAGCATCGAATCAAAACAAAGTCAATGAAGAAAATCTGATGTCTTTGTTTTCAGCAATAGAGAAAGAGTATGTCTTCACACACGGCAAAGAAAACATAATAAAGGACTCAAGTAGATTTGTCATTATACAAGTTTATAATTCACCATACAGTTTATCATTTATACAACAAAGTATTCCACTGCCCAATACTTATAACAAAATGTTCCAAATGCAAATCTTCCTCTACCAGTAGATTTGTCATAATACAGTTCATCGTTTATACTACAAAGTGTATCAATTATAGACTCCTAATACTATGGCTTTACGACTATCATATCTTCTCTCCTTGTTGCTTCTTGTTCTGTTGCTGCCATATTCCACCACAGCTCAAACTTCCAGCAACCAATCTCTAGGCTCATCCCTTATTGCACAAGAAAAAGGCTCTTACTGGTCATCGCCTTTTGGTGACTTTGCTTTTGGTTTCCAACAAATTGGAAATGGAGGCTATCTACTAGCCATATGGTTCAACAAAATACCTGAAAAAACCATTGTCTGGTCAGCCAATGGAGATAATCTAGTGCCAACAAGATCCAAAGTTGAACTTACCGAAGGTGGCCAATTGGTACTCAGTGACCCAAAAGGCACAGAGATATGGAAATCTGAGTTAGGCGATTTAGGAGTTGTCTATGCAGCCATGCTTGACACTGGAAACTTTGTGCTGGCAAGCCAGAACGGTAGCCATTTGTGGCAGAGTTTTGATCATCCGACAAACACAATGCTACCTACACAGACAATGAGTCTGGGAAGCAAGCTTGTAGCTCATTACTCAGAAAGGAATTACTCTAATGGAAGGTTCCAGTTCCAACTACGAACAGATGGAAATCTTGTGCTTCAAACTTTAGCATACCCTAAAGATAAGTCTAGCACTAATTATTGGTCAAGTGGAACTATACCCAGTGGCTTTCAGGTGGTCTTCAATGAGTCTGGCTCTATATACCTCACAGCTACAAACGGAAGCATACTTACGAACATATCTTCAAATCCTGTTTCTAAACAGGACTACTATCAAAGAGCAGTCATGGAATATGATGGAGTTCTTATACATTATGTCTACCCAAAAAGCAGCACTAACACTTCAAAGGCCAGGACATGGTCCATTTCGTTCCTTTTGCCTCCAGAAATATGCAAAATTGCGGAAGACATAGGCAGTGGAGCTTGTGGGTTCAACAGCTACTGTGAGTTAGGAGAGTATGGAAGACCAAATTGCAAATGCCCAATAGGATACACCCCCATTGATCCAATGGATGTTATGAAAGGTTGCAGACAGGACTTTCTTCCACAAAGTTGTTATGAAGCATCTTCAGAAACAGATCAGTTTGCTTTAAGTGAAATGGGAAGTGTAAATTGGCCCTTTGGCGATTATGGACGTTATGATGCCGTAACTGAGGATTGGTGCAGGAAAGCTTGCTTGGGTGATTGTTTTTGTGCAGTTGTTGTTTTTGGAGGTGGGCTGtgttggaaaaagaaaattcctctCTCAAATGGGATAAAGGACCCCACCCTCGCTGGAACCAAAGTTCTAATCAAAATCAGGAAAGATAATTCTACTTGTAACCCTTTAGGTGcagatttgaagaagaaaaatcgtTCTACTGTGAGACTTATCGTGTGGGTGCTCCTTAGCAGCTCGATGTTTCTGAACTTACTCTTCATGTTGGCTGCCTTTCTGCTTATTTTTCGTTTCAAATATTGGAAACCAAAGGCCCTCAAAGCAAACTCATTCATGCCACGCATGAATTTGCGAAGTTACACTTACGAGGAACTAACAAAAGCCACTAATGGGTTCAGGGAAGAGCTAGGGAGGGGTGCCTTTGCAAAAGTTTATAAAGGGGTTCTAGAATATGAGGACAGAAAACAAGTTGCGGTTAAAAGGATGAATGATTTGGTGAAAGACTGCGATATGGAGTTCAAAGCTGAA
Protein-coding regions in this window:
- the LOC115970665 gene encoding G-type lectin S-receptor-like serine/threonine-protein kinase LECRK2; protein product: MALRLSYLLSLLLLVLLLPYSTTAQTSSNQSLGSSLIAQEKGSYWSSPFGDFAFGFQQIGNGGYLLAIWFNKIPEKTIVWSANGDNLVPTRSKVELTEGGQLVLSDPKGTEIWKSELGDLGVVYAAMLDTGNFVLASQNGSHLWQSFDHPTNTMLPTQTMSLGSKLVAHYSERNYSNGRFQFQLRTDGNLVLQTLAYPKDKSSTNYWSSGTIPSGFQVVFNESGSIYLTATNGSILTNISSNPVSKQDYYQRAVMEYDGVLIHYVYPKSSTNTSKARTWSISFLLPPEICKIAEDIGSGACGFNSYCELGEYGRPNCKCPIGYTPIDPMDVMKGCRQDFLPQSCYEASSETDQFALSEMGSVNWPFGDYGRYDAVTEDWCRKACLGDCFCAVVVFGGGLCWKKKIPLSNGIKDPTLAGTKVLIKIRKDNSTCNPLGADLKKKNRSTVRLIVWVLLSSSMFLNLLFMLAAFLLIFRFKYWKPKALKANSFMPRMNLRSYTYEELTKATNGFREELGRGAFAKVYKGVLEYEDRKQVAVKRMNDLVKDCDMEFKAEVSAIGCTNHRNLVQLLGYCNEGQHRLLVYEFMSNGSLASFLFGGSRPYWYQRIQVALETARGLFYLHEECSTQIIHCDIKLQNILLDDSFTARISDFGLAKLLKIDQTRTTTGIRGTKGYVAPEWFKKMPITIKVDVYSFGILLLELICCRKSFEGEAKDEDQMILADWAYDCYKDRKLKLLVENDEEATNDMKKVEKYVMIAIWCIQEDPSLRPTMKKVVQMMEGSVEVSVPPGPFSFISSM